In Amycolatopsis methanolica 239, a single genomic region encodes these proteins:
- a CDS encoding MarR family winged helix-turn-helix transcriptional regulator, translating into MEPQVIAERELCGLVNGLAQQIADHVRERAAALGLTAPQATALREMTGPMTMRELAERMSCEPSNATFVVDKLEKLELVERRPHPTDRRARQLVLTAKGEELRGKLLDLLVRRSPLAALDAGEQRALHGLLERAIVRRGHTDE; encoded by the coding sequence ATGGAACCGCAGGTCATCGCCGAACGGGAGCTGTGCGGGCTGGTGAACGGGCTGGCCCAGCAGATCGCCGACCACGTCCGCGAGCGCGCCGCCGCTCTCGGGCTCACCGCGCCGCAGGCGACCGCGCTGCGCGAGATGACCGGGCCGATGACCATGCGCGAACTGGCCGAGCGGATGAGCTGCGAGCCGTCCAACGCCACCTTCGTCGTGGACAAGCTCGAAAAGCTGGAGCTGGTCGAACGCCGGCCGCACCCCACCGACCGCCGCGCCCGTCAGCTCGTCCTCACCGCGAAGGGCGAGGAGCTGCGCGGCAAGCTCCTCGACCTCCTCGTGCGCCGCTCGCCGCTCGCCGCTCTCGACGCCGGCGAACAGCGCGCGCTCCACGGCCTGCTGGAGCGGGCGATCGTCCGCCGAGGCCACACCGACGAGTGA
- a CDS encoding helix-turn-helix domain-containing protein, which produces MINRRLLTTGELAEVLGISRGTLNRYVRQGLLVPTETTLRGHRRWNVEDVRRQIAEIRQRESSGE; this is translated from the coding sequence ATGATCAATCGGCGGCTCCTCACCACTGGCGAGCTCGCGGAGGTCCTCGGCATCAGCCGCGGCACGCTGAATCGCTACGTGCGGCAGGGGCTGCTTGTCCCGACGGAGACGACGCTACGTGGCCATCGGCGGTGGAACGTTGAGGACGTGCGTCGGCAGATCGCGGAGATCCGACAGCGCGAAAGCAGCGGGGAGTAG
- a CDS encoding DUF6879 family protein — protein MTWVNRGEEFAALFTGFRHSMWRWECQGTYHEPGEREPFRQWQEGRPYNGFLDRWLARVRQFRSEGKTLERVRMVTEPPTEYLRWMFTVTPLNVAAGEDIRWISESDARALGEMPEHDFYLFDDARVAIMRFDENGVLGAEVTEDPRVVADHRRWRDRVWSVATAHAESQYATARSP, from the coding sequence ATGACGTGGGTCAACCGCGGCGAGGAGTTCGCCGCCCTCTTCACCGGGTTCCGGCACAGCATGTGGCGGTGGGAGTGCCAGGGCACCTACCACGAGCCTGGCGAACGCGAGCCGTTCCGGCAGTGGCAGGAAGGCCGGCCGTACAACGGGTTCCTGGACCGTTGGCTCGCCCGGGTCCGGCAGTTTCGTAGCGAGGGCAAGACCCTTGAGCGCGTCCGCATGGTGACCGAGCCACCGACGGAGTACCTGCGGTGGATGTTCACCGTCACCCCGCTCAACGTCGCGGCTGGCGAGGACATCCGCTGGATCAGCGAGAGCGACGCGCGGGCGCTGGGCGAGATGCCCGAGCACGATTTCTACCTGTTCGACGACGCGCGGGTCGCGATCATGCGGTTCGACGAGAACGGGGTTCTCGGGGCCGAGGTGACCGAGGATCCGCGCGTGGTAGCTGATCATCGTCGGTGGCGGGACCGGGTATGGTCCGTGGCCACCGCGCACGCCGAGAGCCAGTACGCGACCGCGAGGAGCCCGTGA
- a CDS encoding helix-turn-helix domain-containing protein, producing the protein MTIEDRRKEFGGRLREYRVAAGYSGQGFAAALGWQQSKVSRIELGQQRITDSPNGGELQKWADQCGLEAAERDELFAELRALRLDEARWKNRTRQGHGQLQADFGAIERAARSIRVFETALVPGPAQTFAYALSVFRALAKLRKTDRDPQEAAAARMQRQAIMYDPAKDIQLLISEAGLRYPPPWVGEDDYPEWAEVMTGQIDRLLALFGMRSVQLRILPLGQPLPVAPLHGFWILDDLINIELLHTEVTTRDRADVAFYSGLFDELWHRAKHDDEARAILLTVSADYRRTLERAP; encoded by the coding sequence GTGACCATAGAAGATCGCCGGAAGGAGTTCGGCGGCCGCCTGCGCGAGTACCGGGTGGCCGCCGGCTACTCCGGTCAGGGATTCGCTGCCGCGCTCGGCTGGCAGCAGTCGAAGGTGTCGCGCATCGAGCTCGGCCAGCAGCGGATCACCGACAGCCCGAACGGCGGCGAACTGCAGAAGTGGGCCGATCAGTGCGGGCTGGAGGCCGCGGAACGCGACGAGCTGTTCGCCGAGCTACGTGCGCTGCGGCTCGACGAGGCGCGATGGAAGAACCGCACCCGCCAGGGACACGGCCAGCTGCAGGCCGACTTCGGCGCGATCGAGCGCGCGGCCCGGAGCATCCGCGTGTTCGAGACCGCGCTGGTGCCTGGGCCCGCGCAGACGTTCGCCTACGCCCTGAGCGTGTTCCGCGCGCTGGCAAAGCTGCGCAAAACCGACCGGGACCCGCAGGAGGCCGCGGCGGCGCGGATGCAGCGCCAGGCCATCATGTACGACCCCGCCAAGGATATTCAGCTCCTGATCAGCGAGGCCGGGCTGCGCTACCCGCCGCCGTGGGTCGGCGAGGACGACTACCCGGAGTGGGCCGAGGTGATGACCGGCCAGATCGACCGGCTACTCGCGCTGTTCGGGATGCGCTCCGTTCAGCTCCGCATCCTGCCGCTGGGGCAGCCCCTGCCGGTCGCACCGCTGCACGGCTTCTGGATCCTCGACGACCTCATCAACATCGAGCTGCTCCACACGGAGGTCACCACCCGGGACCGCGCCGACGTCGCGTTCTACTCAGGCCTCTTCGACGAGCTGTGGCACCGCGCCAAGCACGACGACGAGGCGCGGGCCATCTTGCTCACCGTGTCGGCCGACTACCGGCGGACGCTCGAGCGCGCCCCCTGA